Sequence from the Verrucomicrobiia bacterium genome:
GTTGAAATCCAAGCTTGAATTTGTATGAAGCGAATGACTTTTCGACTGGCGCTGCTCGCCGCCATTTGCGGCAGGGTCTGCGCCGCATCGGTTGAGACCAACTCCGCCGCGCCTGAGCGCATTCTCCTGATTGATCCCAGTTCCATGCCAGTGGCCGCAGGCAAAGCCACGCTGACCATCGGTCCGCTTCAGCGCGCGAACGGCGTTTACGCGGGCGATTACCAGTTCAAGGTGATTCCCTATTTTTGGAAAAACGAAACGGGCCGGCTGCCCATCGCCGTTTCGGATGCGAAACTGGCCGAGATCGGCCAGGGCAAGACCGTTGCGATCACCGGGACCGCCGTCACCAGCGGCGAGGACGGCAAGAGTCGGCCCATTGCCGCCACCGCCACGCCGGTTGATCCCGACCACGGAAAGCTCAAGCTGTGGTTCACGGCGGGAAAAAGGAAAATGCTTTTCGAGCCGGCCTATCAATTTGTCGGCCAAAAGATTACCGGGGATCTGGCGGAGACACACCAACTTTGAATGATTATGAAAAAAATCACCATTCTGCTCGCGGAAGACCACACCATCGTGCGCGAAGGATTTCGCCGGATGCTGGAACTGGAAAGTGACCTGGCCGTGGTGGGCGAGGCGGCCGACGGCCGGACGGCAATCAATCTCGCCAAAGAACTCAGGCCCGACGTGGTGTTGATGGACATCGCCATGCCGCGGCTCAATGGTTTGGAGGCCACGCGACAGTTGCTCAAGATCATCCCCGCCACCAAGGTCATCGTTCTCTCCGCGCACGGGGATGATTCGTATGTTCAGGAAGCCACCGCGGTCGGGGCCGTGGGTTTTTTGCTCAAACAATCCTCCGCCCACGAGGTGTGCCAGGCGATCCGCGCGGTGCAAAAGGGGAAAATCTTTTTCAGTCCCGCCATTTCCAAACGGCGAAAAAATCTCCAGGCGCAATCCCCGGGCCGCCCCGGGGAGTTCAACCTGAAAACGATCAAACTCACGGCGCGCGAGATGGAAGTGCTGCAGCTCATCGCCGAAGGCAAGGCCAACAAGGAGACGGCCGCGGAACTTGGCATCGGCATGAAGACGGTGGAAAAGCATCGGGAGCATCTCATGCGCAAGCTGGACATCCACGACACCGCCGGCCTCACCCGCTACGCCATCAGCGCCGGCATCATCGAGAGCAGCGTGCAGGTGACAATTATTTAGCCAACGAAGCAGCAGGAACAACGGCATTTCGCGTGCCGAGCGGGCACAGTAGGGTTTCACCCCATGGCGTCCCGCGGGTTGGCATGGAAGTGTGCAACACGTTGAGCGCCGCAGCTCCTTGCGTAAAACCATTTCAGGGAGCTGCACGGCTCGTGCGATATTCGCCCATGCAAGTATTCTTTGCCCGATGGAAGGTCGCGTTCCTGACTGGACTGGCCGTGATTCTGCCAGCGGCGGTTTCCGTCGCAATCGTCATCTGGATGTTTGGCGTCGTGTCCCACTTCACCAATACCTTGCTCGTCTTTGTGCCGTCAGCTTGGATGCAGACACGGGAGGGCGTGGGGCTGCTCTATTGGAACTTGCTGGCACTGGCAGCAGCGATTCTGCTGATCAGCCTGGCGGGCGGGATTGCGCGCTACTATTTCGGCCGGAAGTTGATCCAATTGGTGGACAGGATTCTCCTGCGCGTGCCCCTCTTCAACAAACTTTACCGTTTGATGAAACGTGTGAATGAAGCGCTGACCGCCAATCAGGCCAATACTTTCAAACAGGTGGTGCTGGTGGAATTCCCGCGCCCGGGCCTCTACGCCCTTGGATTCCTCACCAGCATGCACAATGACGAAATGCGGGCCCGAAGCCACAAGCCCCTGGTCAGTGTGTTCGTGCCCGCACCACCTCTTACCAGTGGGTCCGTTGTCCTGGTGCCGGAGGCGGATGTCATCAAACTCGAAATGTCCGTGCCGGAGGGCATCAAATTCATCATGAGCTTGGGAGCGGTGTCGCCATCGTATGGCGATGCCTTTCAGGGCAAGGAAGGAAACCGCCCAGCTACAGGTGTAAGTGTGCCAGCCCCCGCGCTCTTGGAACCCCAGACCCGTTGAGGAAAAATCATCATGACCAACACGCTGATGACCCACCTAAACTTCCTCTGGGCCGGTCTCCGGCAACATGGGCAGACTGGGGGCCTCGTTCCCTCCCAGCGATTTCTCATCGCCAGAATGATTGCTCCGGTCGCAAAAAATTATTACGGGGAAATCATTGAGTTGGGATCGGGCAGTGGCGCGCTCACCTTGCAGCTGGCCCGTCGCTGTCCCCGGGCGCGCATCCTCGCCTCCGAAATAAACCCAACGTTGGCGCGTGATTGCCGGCGAAATCTGACGCGTGCGGGCCGTGCTGATCAGGTTGAAGTGGTCTGCATTCCGGCCGAACGCCTGCTCACAGAGCTGGGGCGGCGCAGAGCCGCGCCCGCTGACTTCATCATTTCAGGGATCGCCCTTGGAAACCTCAGCAAGCAGAGGGCGGCAAGCTTGCTCGACGCCATCCGCCAAAATCTTGGTGCGGATGGGATGTTCATTCAATTTCAACACTCGCTGCTGGACCGGAAAAACATCCAGGCCAGATTCCCGAACACCCGCACCGTGCCCGTGTGGCTGAACTTCCCGCCGGCATTCATCTATTTCGCGCAGCCGTAGTGCCTGCCGCCCCGAGGGGACCGCATGGTTAGCACCCCAACCACGACGCAAGGAACATTCGGGCTTGGCGCGGGCAACGATCCTGTGCCAGTTCAACGACGAGCGGAAGGGAAGCTTTAGGCCGGCGTGTCAATAGTGTTCCGTTCGAACCCGATGGTTAGCGTGGTCCTGTGGCTCCAGTCCCAGTCACGGGTGGCACACCGTGACCTCATGGGCGCGGTGACGACCCCGATTATGAGACTGTTCATTTGAGACTTGGCTCCGCAGCCCGCTCCGACTCCACAAATTAAAGCTTCTCTCTGGCCGCGCGGGAAATTTCGCGTGCATCCACGTCGGCCTTTTTGTGTTGGTTTCACAAGAATCCCTCTAAACGCCATCGCTTCAAAAGCCCAATAAAAGCGGCCTTCGTCTTTCGGCCATGTTTCTTATGAACTGCAAGCAAGGAAATTCGCACCAGACAGACTCAATGACTGGGTAATACACCCCATGGTAGAACCACTTCGCTTCTGCTTTGGTTGTGCGCATGAAAGCCAAAC
This genomic interval carries:
- a CDS encoding response regulator transcription factor; the encoded protein is MKKITILLAEDHTIVREGFRRMLELESDLAVVGEAADGRTAINLAKELRPDVVLMDIAMPRLNGLEATRQLLKIIPATKVIVLSAHGDDSYVQEATAVGAVGFLLKQSSAHEVCQAIRAVQKGKIFFSPAISKRRKNLQAQSPGRPGEFNLKTIKLTAREMEVLQLIAEGKANKETAAELGIGMKTVEKHREHLMRKLDIHDTAGLTRYAISAGIIESSVQVTII
- a CDS encoding DUF502 domain-containing protein, translated to MQVFFARWKVAFLTGLAVILPAAVSVAIVIWMFGVVSHFTNTLLVFVPSAWMQTREGVGLLYWNLLALAAAILLISLAGGIARYYFGRKLIQLVDRILLRVPLFNKLYRLMKRVNEALTANQANTFKQVVLVEFPRPGLYALGFLTSMHNDEMRARSHKPLVSVFVPAPPLTSGSVVLVPEADVIKLEMSVPEGIKFIMSLGAVSPSYGDAFQGKEGNRPATGVSVPAPALLEPQTR
- a CDS encoding L-histidine N(alpha)-methyltransferase; its protein translation is MTNTLMTHLNFLWAGLRQHGQTGGLVPSQRFLIARMIAPVAKNYYGEIIELGSGSGALTLQLARRCPRARILASEINPTLARDCRRNLTRAGRADQVEVVCIPAERLLTELGRRRAAPADFIISGIALGNLSKQRAASLLDAIRQNLGADGMFIQFQHSLLDRKNIQARFPNTRTVPVWLNFPPAFIYFAQP